The following are from one region of the Pseudodesulfovibrio piezophilus C1TLV30 genome:
- a CDS encoding glycosyltransferase family 4 protein: MRVLMFGWEFPPYISGGLGTACLGLTKGLAHLGTDILFVLPRLDSDEEGKHLTLMGANRVRAKVGISEILELRERVSVLEVLSPLRPYLTEKEYRSILEKSENITSEDILVELQNDFSGGYGDSLMAEIVRYSLVGAYVAQREKFDVIHAHDWMTAPAGIEAKRISGKPLVVHAHALEFDRSGEHVNQQVYEIERAGFEAADQIIAVSHFTRDTIIKRYSIDPAKITVVHNAVSKERRIGQMRIQKPYKEKLVLFLGRITFQKGPDYFVEAAAKVLKKNPNVRFAMAGSGDMFPRMVERMAELRMADKFHFLGFVRGADVERIYAMSDLYVMPSVSEPFGITPLEAMVYDVPSIVSKQSGVAEILDDAVKIDFWDVDRLAFEILDILGNEKRAHTLIESGRKTLKKIQWDRAAEKVLDVYRRLAGEMA, from the coding sequence ATGCGTGTACTCATGTTCGGTTGGGAATTCCCACCTTATATCTCCGGCGGCCTCGGGACGGCATGCCTTGGTTTAACCAAGGGACTCGCCCACCTCGGGACCGATATTCTTTTTGTTCTTCCCCGTCTTGACTCTGACGAGGAAGGCAAACATCTGACATTGATGGGAGCCAACCGGGTCCGGGCCAAAGTCGGTATCTCCGAGATACTGGAATTGCGAGAACGTGTTTCTGTTCTGGAAGTCCTTTCCCCGCTCCGGCCATACCTCACGGAAAAGGAATACAGAAGCATCCTCGAAAAAAGTGAAAATATTACTTCCGAAGATATCCTCGTCGAATTGCAGAACGATTTCTCCGGTGGATATGGAGACTCGCTCATGGCGGAAATAGTCCGCTACAGCCTGGTCGGTGCCTATGTGGCCCAACGGGAAAAATTCGATGTCATTCATGCCCATGACTGGATGACGGCTCCGGCTGGTATTGAAGCAAAACGGATCTCGGGAAAACCACTGGTTGTTCACGCTCACGCTCTGGAATTCGACCGAAGCGGAGAACATGTGAACCAGCAGGTCTATGAAATAGAAAGAGCCGGATTCGAAGCCGCTGACCAAATCATCGCGGTCAGTCACTTTACCAGGGACACCATTATCAAACGGTACTCCATTGATCCTGCAAAAATCACTGTCGTGCACAACGCCGTCTCCAAGGAGCGGCGAATCGGCCAAATGCGCATCCAAAAACCATACAAGGAGAAACTTGTGCTCTTTCTTGGCCGTATCACCTTCCAGAAAGGGCCGGATTACTTTGTGGAAGCTGCGGCCAAAGTGCTCAAGAAAAACCCGAATGTCCGGTTTGCCATGGCTGGGTCCGGCGATATGTTTCCACGTATGGTTGAACGCATGGCCGAACTGCGCATGGCCGACAAATTCCACTTCCTCGGATTTGTTCGCGGAGCTGATGTCGAACGTATTTATGCCATGAGCGACCTCTACGTGATGCCCAGTGTGTCCGAACCCTTTGGGATAACCCCCCTTGAGGCCATGGTCTACGATGTTCCCTCCATTGTTTCCAAGCAGTCCGGTGTGGCTGAAATCCTTGATGACGCGGTCAAGATCGATTTTTGGGATGTGGATCGACTGGCTTTCGAAATTCTGGATATTCTCGGCAACGAGAAACGGGCTCACACACTCATAGAAAGCGGCCGAAAAACACTCAAAAAAATCCAGTGGGATCGTGCGGCTGAAAAAGTTCTGGACGTCTACCGCCGACTGGCAGGAGAAATGGCATGA
- a CDS encoding glycoside hydrolase family 57 protein has translation MTSVCFYFQVHQPMRLDQGYSFFDIGRRHDYRDEATNHDIMRKVADKCYLPANRMVLDLIHQFKGEFRVSYAITGVAMEQFQEFCPEVLDSFRELADTGCVEFIGETHYHSLAFLFSKEEFRRQVKMHGRVLEEFFGSKPTTFRNTELIYSNDLALEIEKMGYKAILAEGADQVLGWRSPNYLYQPAGCTKLKAMLKNYRLSDDVAFRFSDQNWNEWPITTDKFARWVHAIAGNGDVVNLFMDYETIGEHQWEDTGIFNFFRDLPRSILAHNDFRFQTPAEAAAYHDPMAQLDVPYFTSWADLERDVTAWLGNPMQDQAAELAYAMEEDILATNDDDLIATWRELLTSDHFYYMCTKWFSDGDVHKYFNPYNTPHQAFITYMNVLNDLALRVHETRSNM, from the coding sequence ATGACTTCAGTGTGTTTCTACTTTCAGGTTCATCAACCCATGCGGCTCGATCAGGGATACTCATTCTTCGACATAGGCCGGAGGCATGACTACAGGGATGAAGCCACCAACCATGACATCATGCGCAAGGTTGCCGACAAGTGCTACCTGCCCGCCAACAGAATGGTCCTCGACCTGATACATCAATTCAAGGGGGAGTTCCGCGTCTCCTACGCCATTACCGGAGTGGCCATGGAGCAATTCCAGGAGTTCTGCCCCGAGGTCCTCGACTCCTTTCGAGAACTGGCTGATACCGGATGTGTCGAATTCATAGGAGAAACCCATTATCACTCACTGGCATTTCTTTTTTCCAAGGAAGAATTCCGTCGGCAGGTCAAGATGCATGGCCGCGTCCTTGAAGAATTTTTCGGCTCCAAGCCGACGACGTTTCGCAACACGGAATTGATCTACAGCAACGATCTGGCCCTGGAAATTGAGAAAATGGGCTACAAGGCAATCCTTGCAGAAGGTGCTGACCAGGTTCTGGGCTGGCGGTCACCAAACTACCTCTATCAACCTGCCGGATGCACCAAGCTCAAGGCAATGCTCAAGAATTATCGCCTCTCGGATGACGTTGCCTTTCGGTTTTCAGACCAGAACTGGAACGAATGGCCGATAACCACCGACAAATTCGCCCGCTGGGTTCACGCTATCGCGGGCAACGGAGACGTGGTCAACCTTTTCATGGATTATGAAACCATCGGGGAACATCAATGGGAGGACACCGGCATTTTCAATTTTTTCCGAGACCTGCCCCGAAGCATACTCGCCCATAACGATTTTCGCTTTCAGACCCCAGCGGAAGCCGCAGCATACCATGATCCCATGGCACAACTGGATGTTCCCTACTTCACCTCCTGGGCCGACCTTGAACGCGATGTCACGGCATGGCTGGGGAATCCCATGCAGGATCAAGCGGCGGAGCTAGCCTACGCAATGGAGGAAGACATCCTCGCTACCAACGATGACGACCTGATCGCCACATGGCGTGAGTTACTGACCAGTGATCATTTCTATTACATGTGCACCAAATGGTTTTCTGATGGAGACGTGCACAAGTATTTCAATCCTTACAATACCCCGCATCAGGCGTTCATAACCTATATGAACGTCCTCAACGATCTTGCTCTTCGGGTTCATGAAACCCGGAGCAACATGTGA